Proteins from one Palaemon carinicauda isolate YSFRI2023 chromosome 44, ASM3689809v2, whole genome shotgun sequence genomic window:
- the LOC137634555 gene encoding protein Star-like, with product MLMAWRHPSTIALIEKITVSERKVDEDKVLISMEELLRSPLSVRPTDPWLIKRIRSRFLTPPSNNPYNLTFAQHPLKGKMTIIRNILKERRGGFFIETTALDGEINSHTLILEKELGWRGALIEGNPKYLESLRLKNRKAWTINACLSVNQYPVKVTLSQNLLSNRINEKPQTGTTAKPALAEVQCFPFYSILLALNTTVVDFFRLDVAGDEIKVLKTIPWDKVNIKVLYVKSSYAPNWKMELKKYLTSNHYNVFRDELHDTLFVKRDYAT from the exons ATGTTGATGGCGTGGAGAC ATCCGTCAACGATAGCACTGATAGAAAAAATCACAGTATCAGAGAGGAAGGTAGATGAAGATAAAGTCCTGATATCGATGGAAGAACTGCTGAGGTCTCCACTCTCCGTTAGACCAACCGACCCATGGCTGATTAAG AGAATTAGATCACGTTTTCTAACTCCGCCATCGAACAACCCATACAACTTGACCTTTGCCCAACACCCACTCAAAGGAAAAATGACAATAATCCGGAATATTCTCAAAGAAAGG AGGGGCGGTTTCTTCATAGAAACCACAGCTCTGGATGGAGAAATAAACTCTCACACGCTGATCCTTGAAAAggaacttggatggagaggagcgCTCATTGAAGGGAATCCAAAATACTTGGAAAGTCTGAGACTGAAGAACAGAAAGGCATGGACAATCAATGCATGTCTGAGCGTCAACCAATATCCTGTAAAG GTGACACTGAGTCAAAACTTGCTAAGTAATCGAATCAACGAAAAACCACAAACGGGAACTACAGCCAAACCAGCTTTGGCCGAAGTTCAGTGCTTCCCTTTCTATTCAATTCTTCTAGCCCTCAATACAACGGTCGTTGACTTCTTCAGGCTAGACGTCGCAGGAGATGAGATCAAAGTTCTGAAAACTATCCCATGGGATAAAGTGAATATCAAG GTACTCTACGTCAAGAGTAGTTACGCTCCCAACTGGAAAATGGAACTAAAGAAATACTTAACAAGTAATCACTACAATGTCTTCCGAGATGAATTACATGACACGCTCTTTGTGAAAAGGGATTATGCTACTTAA